TCTGCAAGCCATGAGAAGAGGTCTCATTAGAAACCAAGCCTGGTCAGACCGGTGGTTGCGGCGGTGGGGTTGTATGGGCAGCCTCTAGCTCTTCGCTGGGTTTGGACCCGACGTTTAACGGTGGGGAAAGAAAATGGCCTTGCTGTGCTACAACCGGGGCTGCAGGCAGTGCTTCGATCCCGAGACCAACTCCGACGATGCTTGCACATATCACCCAGGTGTTCCAGTCTTCCATGATGCATTAAAGGGTTGGTCTTCCTGTAAGAGAAGAACAAccgatttttctgattttttaagcATTGCAGGCTGTACAAAAGGCAGGCATAATAGTGAGAAGCCACCTGAGCCAGTCAAGCCTGAAGTCAAGAATACTgagaagaaagaactttctgaACTGAAACCCAAGTTTCAGGAGCACATCATTCAAGCCCCTAAACCAGTAGAAGCAATAAAAAGGCCAAGCCCAGATGAACCAATGACaaaattggaattaaaaatatctgcttcCCTAAAACAAGCACTTGATAAACTTAAACTATCGTCggggaatgaagaaaataagaaagaagaggacAGTGATGAAATTAAGATTGGGACCTCATGTAAAAATGGAGGGTGTTCAAAGACATATCAGGGTCCACAGAGTCTAGAAGAAGTCTGTGTATATCATTCTGGAGTACCTATTTTTCATGAAGGGATGAAATACTGGAGCTGTTGTAGGAAAAAAACTTCTGATTTCAATACATTCTTAGCCCAAGAGGGCTGTACAACAGGGAAACACATGTGGACTAAAAAGGATGCTGGGAAAAAAGTTGTTCCATGTAGACATGACTGGCATCAGACTGGGGGTGAGGTCACCATTTCAGTATATGCTAAAAATTCACTTCCAGAACTTAGCCAAGTAGAAGCAAACAGTACATTGTTAAATGTGCACATTGTATTTAAAGGAGAGAAGGAATTTCATCAAAATGTGAAATTATGGGGTGTGATTGATGTAACAAGAAGTTATGTAACTATGACTGCAACAAAGATTGAGATCAACATGAGAAAAGCTGAAGCTATGCAATGGGCAAGCCTTGAACTGCCTGCTAccagaaagcaggaaaaacaaaaagaagaaacaacagaaTGAGATGACAGGGAAAGAAAGTTATTGCCTATTTCAGAATTCTTACTATGTGGTAAAATGGTGGCTTGCTCCTGtcctcttttgttgttgttgtatttgcTGTTTTTGAATCTGGCAGTTCAGGGTCAACGGTAGGTTCTTAAAAGCCAaagtcattttatcttttcttgccTCCCGTCTTCTTTTTGAGTTACCTAAGTTTGATTATTCATTTCTCCTCACTTGGCAGAACTGCAGTTGTGTCCTATACTTGAAAAGCTAGAAAGTAGCTCATAAACAGTTACAGTATTTCTTGGTATAGTGTATTTAGCAGAGAAGGGTAAAAAAACATTTGTTCACATCTCTTTTCTATTATCCCATAATTAGTAAAACAAGATGGATTGTCggatttttaattagttttttcaTTAGTTTATGTTCCTATAATACTTGAAAATCTTTAAGGAGGAGATGAAGCTCTGCATTGTTTTATCCTCGGGAAGGTTACTTTTTCTAGGAGGAATAATTCTGAGGTAGTGTAGTAGCTAGTTAAAGGGGAATATATGCATTGAATAACAAATTGGAATTTGTTTACagctaattaaattaaaacattatatcAGCACCTATATTACTTGCCAAGTGCtatgatttaaat
The sequence above is a segment of the Zalophus californianus isolate mZalCal1 chromosome 2, mZalCal1.pri.v2, whole genome shotgun sequence genome. Coding sequences within it:
- the LOC113924772 gene encoding cysteine and histidine-rich domain-containing protein 1-like, producing the protein MALLCYNRGCRQCFDPETNSDDACTYHPGVPVFHDALKGWSSCKRRTTDFSDFLSIAGCTKGRHNSEKPPEPVKPEVKNTEKKELSELKPKFQEHIIQAPKPVEAIKRPSPDEPMTKLELKISASLKQALDKLKLSSGNEENKKEEDSDEIKIGTSCKNGGCSKTYQGPQSLEEVCVYHSGVPIFHEGMKYWSCCRKKTSDFNTFLAQEGCTTGKHMWTKKDAGKKVVPCRHDWHQTGGEVTISVYAKNSLPELSQVEANSTLLNVHIVFKGEKEFHQNVKLWGVIDVTRSYVTMTATKIEINMRKAEAMQWASLELPATRKQEKQKEETTE